The candidate division WOR-3 bacterium genome includes the window ACCGCACAGACAAAGATTTTCATCGATCGTCTTTACGCCTTCTACGACAAGGATTTCAAACTGCGCATAAGGGGCAAAAAACGTGGAGCCGTCGTTTTTATCTGGGGCGAATCAGGCAGATCGGCGGCGCGAACTCTTAAGCCTGTTGTCAAATATCTTGAGAAGATATTGACCAGAGTGCTGAAAGCGGATTTAGTTGGCAGAATCGTTGCTGGAGGGATTCCCGAGAGTTGCGACGCTTCGGCCAGTATAAAATTGATTCGAAATGCAGAGGCAATTGGGAAAAAAATGGCTCGTTCTCTACACAAGTAGCATATGTCAGCTGCGGCATGTCTGCAAGTTAGATGGATGATTACACAGTGTTCTTCAGGTCGTGATTTTTTTGTTTAGGACACTCACCCTCAGGGTTTAGGATTCAAACTT containing:
- a CDS encoding flavodoxin family protein codes for the protein MAKKKYILGIVGSPRINGNTDFLVTSILDAAAEEGCRVEKINLNKSRINPCQACDHCKTHVRCIQKDDMQMLNRKLRKADGIVLGTPAYFWQETAQTKIFIDRLYAFYDKDFKLRIRGKKRGAVVFIWGESGRSAARTLKPVVKYLEKILTRVLKADLVGRIVAGGIPESCDASASIKLIRNAEAIGKKMARSLHK